One part of the Sebastes fasciatus isolate fSebFas1 chromosome 8, fSebFas1.pri, whole genome shotgun sequence genome encodes these proteins:
- the emp3b gene encoding epithelial membrane protein 3b (MAM blood group): MAYLLMFVTLLHLITLAMLFIATMEKSWWVWDGLENSDLWYNCRFDNFTGTWLCASSRETDWLKSVQVLMVLSVVFSSVSFLVFLGQLFTMSKGGLFYFTGLCQVFAGLTAFSAALIYTLNNKEILQDSRELTAGHFGYCFILAWVCVPLLLCSGVIYVHLRKKE, encoded by the exons ATGGCGTACCTGCTCATGTTTGTGACCCTGCTGCATCTCATCACACTGGCAATGCTGTTCATTGCAACCATGGAAAAG TCCTGGTGGGTGTGGGATGGCCTGGAGAACTCAGACCTGTGGTACAACTGTAGGTTTGACAACTTCACAGGAACCTGGTTGTGTGCATCCTCCAGGGAAACTG aTTGGCTTAAGTCAGTGCAGGTCCTGATGGTTCTGTCAGTGGTCTTCTCCTCGGTCTCCTTCTTGGTGTTCCTGGGTCAGCTGTTCACCATGTCTAAGGGTGGACTCTTCTACTTCACCGGGCTGTGTCAAGTCTTTGCAG ggctgACTGCCTTTTCTGCAGCTCTCATCTACACATTAAACAATAAGGAAATCCTTCAGGACTCCAGAGAGCTGACAGCAGGACACTTTGGCTACTGCTTCATCCTGGCCTGGGTGTGTGTCCCCTTGTTGCTGTGTAGCGGGGTCATATACGTCCACCTGCGTAAGAAAGAGtga
- the zmynd12 gene encoding zinc finger MYND domain-containing protein 12, whose protein sequence is MEEEDNPPVLGKTSRIIPLAVPRGTDKLCELCESEAKLQCDGCRLTFYCDAEHQQADWVGIHERICQLLVPIRTPTLFTLKGHMEMQLRKTELIEICRSVAQNKLSEGKHQEALPAAQFCLRCSIEVHGVSTVQIVPAYLLLAEANMGLGNLARVAELLSQAEWAVVKSPEHAVPHRLHRSLGRLHMATGNLDVALFNFANDIYFASEEYGLDSTVTCGGYVLMAEVFAKRGEMPVARSLYSKVAHIWHRHLTKRLKTHVPDVQNPDMVSESSYDKAQRLEVDEMLQTMLAFLQNDSRKDSAQIALVSHCLAVLCFLGGDSLKALGFGSAALQASQLIPNHDLTEPIQDLLQLVQSLQTEPRLVAVPEICSAGIICDSPVEM, encoded by the exons ATGGAAGAAGAAGATAATCCTCCTGTTTTGGGGAAAACATCCAGGATAATTCCTCTCGCTGTTCCCAGAGGAACAGACAAGCTGTGTGAACTTTGTGAAAGTGAAGCGAAGCTGCAGTGCGACGGCTGTAGGCTCACCTTCTACTG TGATGCCGAGCACCAGCAGGCTGACTGGGTGGGGATCCACGAGAGAATCTGTCAGCTGCTTGTTCCCATTCGCACCCCGACGCTCTTCACTCTCAAAGGCCACATGGAAATGCAGCTTAGAAAG ACGGAGCTGATAGAGATCTGCAGGTCGGTGGCTCAGAACAAGCTGTCTGAGGGGAAACATCAGGAGGCTCTGCCTGCCGCCCAGTTCTGCCTGCGCTGCTCTATAGAAGTCCACGGCGTCAGTACGGTCCAAATTGTCCCGGCCTACCTGCTGCTGGCTGAGGCCAACATGG GTTTGGGTAATCTAGCCCGGGTAGCGGAGCTCCTGTCCCAGGCAGAGTGGGCGGTGGTGAAGAGCCCAGAACACGCCGTCCCCCACCGGCTGCACAGGAGCCTGGGCCGCCTCCACATGGCAACTGGAAACCTGGACGTGGCTCTGTTTAACTTTGCAAATGAT ATATACTTTGCCAGTGAGGAGTACGGTCTGGACAGCACCGTCACCTGTGGCGGCTACGTCCTCATGGCTGAAGTGTTTGCCAAACGGGGTGAGATGCCCGTTGCTCGTTCCTTGTACTCTAAG GTGGCTCATATTTGGCACCGCCATCTGACCAAACGCCTCAAGACCCACGTCCCAGATGTCCAAAATCCTGACATGGTGTCGGAGTCCTCTTACG ACAAAGCCCAGCGACTTGAAGTGGACGAGATGTTACAAACCATGTTGGCGTTTTTGCAGAATGACTCCAGAAAGGACTCCGCTCAGATTGCGCTGGTGTCCCACTGCCTGGCCGTGTTGTGCTTCCTGGGAGGAGACTCCCTAAAG gCTCTGGGATTTGGCAGCGCTGCCCTGCAGGCCAGCCAGCTGATACCAAACCATGACCTGACAGAGCCCATCCAGGACCTGCTGCAGCTGGTGCAGAGTCTGCAGACAGAACCGAGACTAGTCGCCGTACCTGAGATCTGCTCCGCCGGGATCATCTGTGATTCACCTGTGGAAATGTAG
- the rimkla gene encoding beta-citrylglutamate synthase B — MGCRLINRPQAILNCVNKFWTFQELAGHGVPLPDTFSYGGHDNFRKMIDEAEPLGYPVVVKNARGHRGKAVFLARDKHHLTDLCHLIRHDTPYLFQEYVKESHGRDVRVVLVGGRVIGSMLRCSTDGRMQSNCSLGGVGMMCPLSEQGKQLAIEVSNILGMDVCGIDLLQLNNGSFVVCEANANVGFIAFDQACGMDVAGIVADFALSMLPSRLTRKMSLLSVVSNTSETSSEPEVCTVPTGGGSLPEAVCNMSVGSTSSESDPELAEPSQSSPRQSTAPDPDPAYNFNDLLANEIKLLTE; from the exons ATGGGCTGCCGGCTGATCAACCGTCCTCAGGCCATACTCAACTGCGTCAACAAGTTCTGGACCTTTCAGGAGCTGGCGGGTCACGGGGTGCCTCTCCCTGACACCTTCTCCTACG GAGGGCACGACAACTTCCGTAAGATGATTGACGAGGCGGAGCCGCTTGGCTACCCCGTGGTGGTGAAGAATGCACGTGGCCACAGAG GCAAGGCCGTGTTCCTGGCGCGGGACAAACACCACCTGACAGACCTGTGCCACTTGATCCGCCACGACACCCCCTACTTGTTTCAGGAGTACGTCAAGGAGTCGCACGGCCGCGATGTCCGGGTGGTCCTGGTGGGCGGCCGCGTCATCGGCTCGATGCTACGCTGCTCCACGGACGGTCGCATGCAGAGCAACTGCTCCCTGG GTGGTGTAGGTATGATGTGCCCACTGAGCGAGCAGGGGAAGCAGCTCGCCATAGAGGTGTCCAACATCCTCGGCATGGACGTGTGCGGCATCGACCTGCTGCAGCTCAACAACGGCTCGTTTGTGGTCTGCGAGGCCAACGCCAACGTGGGCTTCATCGCCTTCGACCAGGCCTGCGGCATGGACGTGGCGGGCATCGTCGCCGACTTCGCCCTGTCGATGCTCCCCAGCCGCCTTACCCGCAAGATGTCCCTGCTGTCCGTAGTGTCAAACACCAGCGAGACCAGCAGCGAGCCGGAGGTGTGCACCGTGCCCACCGGCGGCGGCTCGCTGCCCGAGGCCGTCTGCAACATGAGCGTGGGTTCCACTTCCAGCGAGAGCGACCCGGAGCTGGCTGAGCCCTCTCAGTCCTCGCCCCGCCAGTCCACAGCCCCCGACCCCGATCCAGCCTACAACTTCAACGACCTTCTCGCCAATGAGATCAAATTATTGACTGAGTAA